In Paraflavitalea devenefica, the following are encoded in one genomic region:
- a CDS encoding TPM domain-containing protein has product MRPLFFLTVSLLITCFSYAQQKQQPDKRFLPKPVGAVNDFGAMLTLQERQALEKELTQYWKATTNAIVILTLDSLPVDPATKTKQTIEQTALLYFNTWGIGDSIKNNGVLILLSKYDRQVRIEVGKGLETTLTNQICADIIAQQIVPHFKKQAFFTGLSEAIQALKKELSQGKQSAALKPSAKFDTRKLPATDKQGILAFIIPVAIIIIIWSIVKKNRNNNRAGAGMINPGYQDQEHLLNNINDQHIINNSIMASGAMGMMDTSPDPGVASPPDTPAANDAGSGSFDSGGSSFDGGASSGGGASSDW; this is encoded by the coding sequence ATGAGACCTTTATTCTTTTTAACCGTTAGTTTACTCATAACCTGTTTTTCCTACGCACAGCAAAAACAGCAACCGGATAAACGCTTTTTACCCAAACCAGTAGGAGCCGTTAATGATTTCGGGGCCATGCTCACCCTGCAGGAAAGGCAGGCCCTCGAAAAAGAACTCACGCAGTATTGGAAGGCCACCACCAATGCTATTGTCATTCTCACCCTCGATTCATTGCCGGTGGATCCCGCAACAAAAACCAAGCAGACCATAGAACAAACAGCCCTCCTGTACTTCAACACCTGGGGAATAGGCGACAGCATAAAAAACAACGGCGTCCTTATCCTGCTCAGTAAATACGACCGGCAGGTACGTATTGAAGTAGGAAAAGGACTGGAGACAACACTCACCAATCAAATTTGCGCAGACATCATCGCGCAGCAAATAGTGCCGCATTTCAAAAAACAAGCATTCTTTACCGGTCTCAGCGAAGCTATACAGGCGCTGAAAAAAGAGCTAAGCCAGGGCAAGCAGTCTGCTGCATTGAAACCATCAGCTAAGTTTGATACCCGCAAACTACCTGCCACTGATAAACAAGGGATATTAGCGTTCATCATACCCGTTGCTATAATCATCATTATTTGGTCAATTGTCAAAAAAAACAGGAACAACAACAGGGCTGGGGCAGGGATGATCAACCCGGGATACCAGGACCAGGAACATTTGCTCAACAACATCAATGACCAGCACATCATCAACAATAGCATAATGGCTTCCGGCGCTATGGGTATGATGGATACTTCACCTGACCCCGGCGTGGCTTCTCCTCCTGATACGCCTGCTGCCAATGATGCGGGTTCCGGTAGTTTCGACAGTGGCGGCAGTAGTTTTGACGGCGGGGCCAGCAGCGGCGGCGGAGCCAGTAGCGATTGGTAA
- a CDS encoding M1 family aminopeptidase, translating into MKKLLFGCLTFLTVQTISAQPHEAAQDTAWKKIYRESVPMINDLVHTKIDARFDYSKSYLNGKAWITLKPHFYATDTLALDAKGMEIKKVALVKGTATSPLKYDYDGWVLNVKLDKTYKGGEKYTIYIEYTAKPNELEVQGSAAITDAKGLYFVNPQGEEKDKPTQIWTQGETEATSVWVPTIDKPNQKTTQETIMTVPDKYVTLSNGKLVSQKKNADGTRTDTWNMDLPHAPYLFFMGVGEYAVIKDTYKGKEVNYYVEKEYAPVAKKIFGHTPEMMAFFSRITGVEYPWVKYSQIVGRDYVSGAMENTTATLHQESAQQDARELVDGNGWESTIAHELFHQWFGDYVTTESWSNLTLNESFANYSETLWDEYKYGKDAGDAQNYTDMNGYLQSGSEKKDLVRFYYTDKEAMFDAVSYNKGGRILHMLRSYVGDSAFFKALNLYLTTNKFKAAEAHHLRLAFEEVTGRDMNWFWNQWYYGAGHPKLTIDYVYDDAAKKVQVIVKQTQSGDAFKLPIAIDVYNGATKVRNKVWIENKTDTFTFSYTSKPELVNVDGDKTLLAEKRDNKNLDNYVHQYKYAGLYMDRREAVEFASRNQTDPRAIAILTDALKDKYFGIRGLALSRLDLKNQGNKKTFEPLIAAIAKDDPKSTVRATALTALANYEGTTYKDLFVKSVSDSSYTVAGNALEALAKVDSAAAVTEAKRLSGQPTKGALVGAVMKTMIKSGDESSFTAIAKAVGDMPLSQAKFNLLPSFSDFLSKVSNTENLKKGIDIIVDFREQTKNFGLEPVVNGWLKGIVTKKEAAKAIAADKTALQAQIDYVKGKLGDAKAGF; encoded by the coding sequence ATGAAGAAGCTATTATTCGGATGCTTAACCTTTTTAACAGTACAAACCATATCGGCCCAACCCCATGAGGCTGCGCAGGATACTGCCTGGAAGAAGATTTACCGTGAGAGCGTGCCCATGATCAATGACCTGGTGCATACCAAGATTGACGCACGGTTTGATTATTCAAAGTCATACCTGAACGGGAAGGCGTGGATCACGCTGAAACCCCATTTTTATGCCACAGACACACTGGCACTGGATGCCAAAGGCATGGAAATTAAGAAGGTGGCGCTGGTAAAAGGCACCGCAACCTCTCCCCTGAAGTATGATTACGACGGCTGGGTATTGAATGTAAAACTGGACAAGACGTATAAAGGCGGCGAAAAGTATACTATATATATTGAGTATACAGCCAAGCCCAATGAACTGGAGGTGCAGGGAAGTGCAGCGATCACAGATGCCAAGGGCCTGTATTTTGTTAACCCCCAGGGAGAAGAGAAGGATAAGCCTACACAGATCTGGACACAGGGTGAAACAGAAGCTACTTCTGTATGGGTGCCCACTATTGATAAGCCCAACCAGAAGACAACCCAGGAAACGATTATGACGGTGCCTGACAAGTATGTGACCCTTTCGAATGGTAAGCTGGTATCCCAAAAGAAGAATGCCGACGGCACCCGTACCGATACCTGGAATATGGACCTGCCCCACGCTCCTTACCTGTTCTTTATGGGCGTAGGTGAATATGCAGTGATCAAGGATACGTATAAAGGCAAAGAGGTTAATTATTATGTAGAGAAAGAATATGCGCCTGTGGCCAAAAAGATCTTTGGTCATACCCCCGAGATGATGGCTTTCTTTTCCAGGATCACCGGTGTGGAATATCCCTGGGTAAAGTATTCACAGATCGTAGGCCGTGATTATGTGAGCGGCGCTATGGAGAATACTACCGCTACCCTGCACCAGGAGAGCGCCCAACAGGACGCCCGCGAACTGGTGGACGGCAACGGCTGGGAAAGCACAATTGCCCACGAACTGTTTCACCAATGGTTTGGCGATTATGTGACTACCGAAAGCTGGAGCAACCTGACCCTGAACGAGTCTTTCGCGAATTACAGCGAGACGTTGTGGGATGAGTATAAGTATGGTAAGGATGCCGGCGACGCCCAGAATTATACAGATATGAACGGTTACCTGCAAAGTGGCAGTGAGAAGAAAGACCTGGTGCGTTTTTATTATACCGACAAGGAAGCGATGTTTGATGCGGTGAGCTATAATAAAGGTGGCCGTATTTTACATATGTTGCGCAGTTATGTTGGTGACAGTGCTTTCTTTAAAGCCCTGAACCTGTACCTGACAACGAATAAGTTTAAAGCTGCCGAAGCGCATCACCTGCGCCTGGCTTTTGAAGAGGTAACAGGCCGTGATATGAACTGGTTCTGGAACCAATGGTATTATGGAGCCGGTCATCCCAAACTGACGATTGATTATGTGTATGATGATGCCGCCAAGAAGGTACAGGTAATCGTAAAGCAAACCCAAAGCGGAGATGCCTTTAAGTTACCGATTGCCATTGATGTATATAATGGCGCTACCAAGGTGCGCAATAAGGTATGGATCGAGAATAAGACAGATACGTTCACTTTCTCTTATACCAGCAAACCTGAGCTGGTGAATGTGGATGGCGATAAGACTTTATTGGCTGAAAAGAGGGATAACAAGAACCTGGATAATTATGTACACCAGTATAAGTATGCCGGCCTGTATATGGACCGCCGCGAAGCTGTAGAGTTTGCCTCCCGCAACCAAACAGATCCCCGCGCGATTGCGATACTGACCGATGCGTTGAAAGATAAGTATTTTGGTATCCGTGGTTTGGCCCTTAGCCGCCTGGACCTGAAGAACCAGGGAAATAAGAAGACGTTTGAGCCTTTGATCGCCGCCATTGCGAAAGATGATCCCAAGTCAACTGTGCGTGCTACTGCCCTGACAGCACTGGCCAATTATGAAGGCACTACTTATAAGGACCTGTTTGTAAAGAGCGTGAGCGATTCTTCTTATACAGTAGCCGGCAATGCCCTGGAAGCCCTTGCCAAGGTAGACAGCGCTGCCGCGGTTACTGAAGCCAAGCGTCTGTCCGGTCAACCTACAAAGGGAGCCCTGGTAGGCGCCGTGATGAAGACGATGATCAAATCGGGCGATGAAAGCAGTTTCACCGCTATTGCCAAAGCAGTAGGTGATATGCCTTTGTCACAGGCCAAGTTTAACCTGCTGCCTTCTTTCAGCGATTTCCTGTCGAAGGTGTCTAATACCGAGAACCTGAAGAAGGGCATTGATATTATTGTTGATTTCCGGGAGCAAACGAAGAATTTCGGCCTGGAGCCCGTTGTAAATGGCTGGCTGAAAGGTATTGTTACGAAGAAGGAAGCAGCCAAAGCGATTGCGGCTGATAAGACTGCCCTGCAGGCGCAGATTGATTATGTGAAAGGGAAGCTGGGAGATGCGAAAGCGGGATTTTAA
- a CDS encoding DUF4476 domain-containing protein, which yields MKRIAFVISLLASCTIARAQQDYFVFFWADNQQPFYVRLNEKTYSSSAIGHLVISRLKDSTYNLVVGFPKKQFPEKTYIISFKQKDLDYQLKYSPEEGWVLVNAQTSETVRPRQDLVKNTNSSLGERKTGQFATLMSGIVNDSAVLYKTIVKVEAPVPQPLTTAQPAPVTGVVAGIDSAQATTGTLMVVVDTTTKVAATDTAKMAGANGTAIANPPVATIGIDSAVATAGVDTAVAAKQPVATPARPSIVQLQERSGDTAKELIFADSSAAGTDTISVVIDLHKKEELPAPGEVIAAPAKIDSVKAVIATPDTSAVREQTVIIKDKDSAQATTVATAVTTPDTAVIVKAAPKDSAIVKADSTATAKKTFLLMNSDCVNFASEHDVDKLRVKMLSAANVDDRIGLAKKIFKTKCFVTRYIRGLSELFPNDEGRFKFFDAAYPFVSDTGNFRSLLDLFTDELYIARFKALVRM from the coding sequence ATGAAGCGTATTGCTTTTGTTATTAGCTTGTTAGCATCCTGTACCATCGCCCGGGCGCAGCAGGACTATTTTGTATTCTTCTGGGCCGACAATCAGCAGCCTTTTTACGTCAGGTTAAACGAAAAAACATACAGTTCCTCGGCCATTGGCCACCTCGTCATATCCCGGCTTAAAGACTCTACCTATAACCTGGTCGTAGGATTTCCCAAAAAGCAATTCCCGGAAAAGACCTATATTATCTCCTTCAAGCAAAAGGACCTTGATTACCAGTTAAAATACAGCCCGGAAGAAGGATGGGTACTGGTCAATGCCCAAACATCGGAAACCGTCAGGCCACGGCAGGACCTGGTAAAAAATACCAACTCGTCCCTGGGCGAACGTAAAACGGGGCAATTTGCTACCCTCATGTCGGGCATTGTCAATGACTCGGCGGTCCTGTACAAAACGATCGTAAAAGTAGAGGCGCCCGTCCCGCAACCCCTCACTACTGCCCAACCAGCGCCTGTAACCGGGGTAGTGGCTGGGATTGATTCTGCCCAGGCAACAACGGGGACCCTCATGGTTGTCGTTGATACTACTACAAAAGTGGCCGCAACCGATACTGCAAAAATGGCTGGCGCCAATGGAACTGCAATAGCCAACCCACCTGTTGCCACTATAGGCATAGACTCGGCGGTAGCCACAGCGGGGGTAGATACGGCTGTTGCGGCAAAACAACCCGTAGCAACGCCTGCCCGGCCTTCCATCGTCCAATTACAGGAACGGTCAGGCGATACAGCAAAAGAACTCATCTTTGCGGATAGTTCCGCCGCAGGCACCGATACCATCTCGGTGGTCATTGACCTCCATAAAAAAGAGGAACTGCCGGCTCCCGGAGAGGTCATTGCAGCGCCCGCAAAAATTGATTCGGTAAAAGCGGTCATAGCCACCCCTGATACATCTGCGGTCAGGGAGCAGACAGTAATTATAAAGGATAAAGATTCCGCACAGGCCACAACGGTGGCTACTGCCGTAACAACGCCGGATACTGCGGTCATTGTCAAAGCGGCTCCAAAGGATAGTGCCATTGTGAAAGCAGATTCCACCGCCACTGCAAAAAAGACCTTCCTGCTCATGAACTCCGACTGTGTCAACTTCGCTTCCGAGCATGATGTAGACAAGCTGCGGGTTAAAATGCTCAGTGCCGCCAACGTGGATGACAGGATAGGGCTGGCCAAAAAAATATTCAAAACAAAATGCTTCGTTACCCGCTACATCCGTGGCCTGTCCGAACTATTTCCCAATGATGAAGGCCGCTTCAAATTCTTTGATGCAGCCTATCCTTTCGTCTCGGATACCGGCAACTTCCGTTCGCTGCTCGACCTCTTTACCGATGAGCTCTACATCGCCCGCTTCAAAGCGCTGGTGCGTATGTAA
- the truA gene encoding tRNA pseudouridine(38-40) synthase TruA, which produces MNRYFLEVAYKGTNYAGFQVQENAVTIQYEVEKVLAVFFRQPITLTGSSRTDTGVHARQNYFHFDTDISIPQKAVYNLNAMLPPDIAINKLIPVKEGAHSRFDALAREYEYFIYQYKAPFLNDRAYYFPYTLNLPAMQQAAAIILEYRDFTSFSKRNSQVKTHNCTILYSEWVEREGGLIVYRVKANRFLRGMVRGLVGTMLQVGRGKLTLEGFRQVIEALDCSQADFAVPGHGLFLVKVDYPDGYFANTITD; this is translated from the coding sequence ATGAATCGTTATTTCCTCGAGGTCGCCTATAAAGGAACAAACTATGCCGGTTTCCAGGTACAGGAAAATGCTGTTACCATACAATATGAAGTGGAAAAAGTCCTGGCCGTCTTCTTCCGGCAGCCAATAACATTAACCGGTTCTTCCCGCACCGATACCGGTGTGCATGCCCGCCAGAACTACTTTCATTTTGATACGGACATCAGCATTCCGCAAAAAGCAGTCTATAACCTCAATGCCATGTTGCCGCCGGATATCGCTATCAACAAGCTGATCCCGGTAAAAGAAGGAGCGCACAGCCGCTTCGATGCCCTGGCCAGGGAATATGAATACTTCATCTACCAGTACAAAGCGCCTTTCCTTAATGACAGGGCCTACTACTTTCCATACACCCTCAACCTGCCTGCCATGCAGCAGGCCGCTGCCATCATTCTGGAGTACAGGGACTTTACCAGCTTCTCCAAACGCAATTCGCAGGTAAAGACCCATAACTGTACCATCCTATACAGTGAATGGGTGGAGCGGGAGGGAGGGCTCATCGTTTACCGGGTAAAGGCCAACCGTTTTCTCCGGGGCATGGTAAGAGGATTGGTGGGTACCATGCTGCAGGTGGGGCGCGGAAAACTTACCCTGGAAGGCTTCCGGCAGGTCATAGAAGCGCTCGATTGCAGCCAGGCCGACTTCGCCGTGCCCGGCCACGGTCTTTTCCTCGTAAAGGTGGATTATCCCGACGGATATTTTGCAAACACAATCACCGACTAA
- a CDS encoding GLPGLI family protein: protein MKIITTSVLILSLRVGAYAQQPEPLVLTVKYDFMHVYDTTDRANPIRETMYLLVGQTSSTYRRSPAVPFIKPSAEPAVRSSGPTITVAGMPMAVVSAPGISEGELFQYPSAGTFKTCIHIAMNDYLVEDKLPVINWKVGTDTKTIGDFKCQQATGTYAGRTYTVWFTPDLPFRNGPWKLNGLPGLILEAKDATGDVAFTFSAFTKADSGQVTTFSKTRLITTNQKALNRVREAFDESPVATMQAQLPAGSPAPMLAYRLPSGKTVRGEEARELIEKKRKAKDSNNNPLELK from the coding sequence ATGAAAATAATTACCACATCAGTACTTATCCTTAGTTTACGTGTTGGCGCCTATGCCCAGCAACCCGAGCCCCTCGTTTTAACCGTTAAGTACGACTTCATGCACGTCTACGACACCACCGACCGGGCCAACCCCATCCGCGAAACCATGTACCTCCTCGTAGGCCAGACCAGCAGCACCTACCGCCGCAGTCCTGCCGTACCCTTCATCAAGCCCAGCGCCGAACCGGCCGTACGCAGCAGTGGACCTACGATCACCGTAGCCGGTATGCCCATGGCCGTTGTCAGCGCTCCCGGCATCAGCGAAGGGGAACTATTTCAGTATCCTTCTGCCGGAACCTTCAAAACCTGCATCCACATCGCTATGAACGATTACCTCGTCGAAGACAAACTGCCTGTCATCAATTGGAAAGTAGGTACCGATACCAAAACCATCGGCGACTTCAAATGCCAGCAGGCTACTGGTACGTATGCCGGCCGCACCTACACCGTATGGTTCACCCCCGACCTGCCTTTCCGTAACGGCCCCTGGAAACTGAATGGCCTGCCCGGCCTCATCCTCGAAGCCAAAGATGCCACCGGTGATGTAGCCTTCACCTTTTCCGCCTTCACCAAAGCTGATTCCGGACAGGTCACCACATTCAGCAAAACCCGGCTCATCACCACCAACCAGAAAGCCCTGAACCGTGTGCGTGAAGCCTTCGATGAAAGCCCCGTTGCCACCATGCAGGCGCAACTGCCTGCTGGCTCTCCTGCCCCTATGTTGGCTTACCGCCTGCCTTCCGGAAAGACCGTGCGTGGCGAAGAAGCCCGGGAACTCATCGAGAAGAAAAGGAAAGCGAAGGATTCGAACAACAACCCACTTGAATTGAAGTAA